Proteins encoded together in one Larus michahellis chromosome 4, bLarMic1.1, whole genome shotgun sequence window:
- the C4H11orf96 gene encoding uncharacterized protein C11orf96 homolog, whose protein sequence is MAAKPAELMGVCSSYQAVMPHFVCVAEEFSPPARPAKAPKGKLRRPRQSRFKTQPVTFDEIQEVEEEGVSPMEEEKAKKSFLQSLECLRRSTQNLSLQRDRLGSCRLRNSLDSSDSDSAL, encoded by the coding sequence ATGGCCGCGAAGCCGGCCGAGCTGATGGGCGTCTGCTCCAGCTACCAGGCGGTGATGCCCCACTTCGTCTGCGTGGCCGAGGAgttctccccccccgcccgccccgccaaGGCCCCCAAGGGCAAGCTGCGGCGGCCGCGGCAGTCGCGCTTCAAGACGCAGCCGGTGACTTTCGACGAGAtccaggaggtggaggaggagggggtgtcccccatggaggaggagaaggccaagAAGTCCTTCCTGCAGTCGCTGGAGTGCCTGCGGCGGAGCACCCAGAACCTCAGCCTCCAGCGGGACCGGCTGGGCAGCTGCCGCCTCCGCAACAGCCTCGACTCCAGCGACTCGGACTCGGCCCTCTGA